In Neptuniibacter halophilus, the genomic stretch TCCTTTTCCTTTTTTCTTTTTCTTGCCTGACTCGATCAGCTCACCATGGATGCCAAGATAGGTGTCGATCCAGCACTGAATCGCTTCAGGCATCGGGGTTTCCAGTAACTGGTGCTCTCCATCCATAAAGGAAGCGGCATCATCCTGACTGGCAGTGATATGCACGGGTGTCAGTTGTTCTTCTGCTTCGTCTTCGCTGCAAAGTACAAACAGGTGAGGGCGAACTGAATCCAGATTAAATCGATAGGC encodes the following:
- a CDS encoding DUF3305 domain-containing protein; amino-acid sequence: MNQARTSECWPLQVALSAETVEVAGWESKRWKISELLPVQDQTAGYTPLQLELHRDERSAYRFNLDSVRPHLFVLCSEDEAEEQLTPVHITASQDDAASFMDGEHQLLETPMPEAIQCWIDTYLGIHGELIESGKKKKKGKGRSSER